ACCTGCTTCTAAGTAATCATTAATTAAACTACTCATATTGTCAGCTGGAGAAGTCCCTACCATTTTTTTTAGCCACCACGCATTACACATCATTTGGTATAAATGATTAAAGTAAGGCGTTTGTCCATAATGTGTCGTTTCTCGCTGCTTAGTTAACTGATCAATTTCAACGCCATTAACAGTCACATCACTAATATCTAATTTCAGTTGCGTCTGAATCCACAGCAGTATTCGTTTATCAAATTGCTTAAAAACATCTGCTCTTGCAATATCATCAATTTCTAACTGCCTAAATAGCTGTTTTTGATCAATAACTTGCCAGACAGCCGCTGCCACTTGTGCAAAGCTATCTTGATTATCTACTTTTTCACTAGCACTAAATTGTTGCATAAAGGTTTGTACATTAGCAATTTTTCGATCCAGATTCCATTGTTGAACTTTAGCTGGGACTTTTAAGTCCATCTGTCTGAAAGCCATCGTGACGTACAATGCCGTACTCAAATCCAACACTTGAGTTTCGTTGGGATCACTTTCAAAATTAAATTGTTGATGCACCTTGTCCCAAAATTCAGATAAAACGCCATATTTTTTAAATTCATTTAGGTATTTATTATTTACTAAATCGGCTTTTAAAATTGCCTTTAATACACCAAAAAAATCCACTAACGGTTGGTCTAATCGTGTAATCGTCGCCATAATGGCTACAGCAGGTTGACTATGGTAACTATCAATATCAAATTTAGCAAATCGTGCTCGTCGAACTTTATTAGCAAAGAAGGTCTTATGATCTTTTAAAAATCGATGTAAATTAGTCGGTAAGCCTAATTCTTGACGCAAAATTTCTTGAGCATCTGCTTTGAACGTTACCGAATACAACACCATATCACGTAAATGATTTTCTTCTATCGGTGGCTGCGGCTGTGGAGAATAAACTAAGAACTTCTCACTTTGATCTGCATTTAAAAGTCGTAGTTTAGTCTCTAATTGGTGCCCTGACATTAATTCAATAACGATTGCAACATCTGCCAGTGCTGTCGTTAATTCTGAAATACTATCTTTAAATCCGCCGTCATCATCATACCAAAAAACAATTTGATGCCCGTCAGAAAAATCGTTTTTTAATGTTGTAACTACTTGTTTAATGTCCATATCAGCCATTAAAAATACCTCTTTTCCCATGAATCCTTACGTATATCATACCCTATCAACCTTAAAATCTCACATTATAAAAAAATTATTATTGTTCACTCCAAACTATCATGATGGCGTTATTCAGCAATTAATCACGACTATTCCAGTAGCTGATTTTGATGTTGCGCAAGGCGGGCAAGTTGAAATTATTGGTTGGTTGTATCAGTACTATAATACGGAACCTAAGGATTTAGCTTTCAAAAAGAAAAAATACGCTAAAACTGATATTCCAGCTGTAACACAGTTATTTACCCCAGATTGGATTGTAAAATATATGGTTCAAAATTCACTGGGCAGATATTGGATAGATGTCTTAAAATCTAAAGGCGATACTCGAAATGAACATGCGATTGCAAACGCCTATGGTTGGCAATACTATATGCCAGCCGCGGATCAGTCTGCGGCGAGCACAATCAAAATCAATTCTGAACAAAATGACCTGAGCAACGTAGAAATAGAAGACATAACCTTGATTGATGCTGCAACTGGATCAGGTCATATTCTGGTGTATGCATTTGATGTGTTTATGCAGTTTTATGAAAATGAGGGGTTTTCGAAACGAGAAGCAGCTCAATTAATTATTAAAAAAAATATTTTTGGCTTTGATATTGACACACGTGCGTTTCAGCTAACTTATTTTTCACTAGTCATGAAGGCCCGGGAGTTTGATCGTCGTTTCTTAAATAGTGATGTTCAACCTAAGGTCTTCGATATTCCAGAAACAGCAGATCTTTCAAGTGCTGATTTTCATGAACTGATTAAAAATTCCATTGAAAAAAAGGAACTTGATGAATTATTAGCACCATTTCAATATGGTAATAATTACGGTTCATTAATCCATTTTAAGTCTCAACCAAATTGGAAAATTTTGGATAGGATTGCAACTGAGCAAGTTGGTGATACTCAACTATCGTTTGATAGCATTAACTTAGAATATAACCAAGCAAAATTATCAAGGGTTATCAAAATTGCTAAATTACTCAATCAGGAATTCACAGTTGGTGTAATGAATCCCCCCTATATGGGGTCTAGCAAAATGAACTTGATTTTAAAAAAATACGTTGAATCTAACTTTCCCGATAGCAAATCCGATTTATTCGCAGCTTTTATGGAACGACTGAGAATGTTTGTCTCTCCTCAAGGATATTATTCAATGATTACACAACACGCTTGGATGTTTTTATCCAGCTATGAAAAATTAAGAAAATCGCTACGTCATGATACGTTCATTAATATGGCTCATTTAGGAACACGTGCTTTTGAAGAGATTGGTGGTGAAGTTGTTCAATCCACTACTTTTGTTCTTAAAAAACAAGAAAACATCAATTATGTTGGTACTTACGAACGCTTAGTTGATTTTGATTCTCAATCAAAAAAGGAAACTGCCTATTTAGAAGCAGTTAAAGATAATGGCGTAAATTATCTTTATCGAACTAATCAAGCGAACTTTAGTAAGATTCCTGGGAATCCGATTGCTTACTGGGCAAGTGACAATTTAATTCATGATTTTGAAATAGGTACGCCAATGGATGATCTGGTAGATGCGCGACAGGGATTAGCAACAGCGGATAATAAACGTTTTTTACGTATGTGGTATGAAGTTGCTAATCAGCGTATCAGTTTCCACTCTAAATCCATCGATGAATCGATTCAGTCAAACAAAAAATGGTTTCCATGCAATAAAGGAGGCGCCTATCGAAAATGGTATGGTAATTATGACTATGTGGTGAATTGGGAAAACGATGGTTATGAAATTAGAAATTTCAACTGGCCTAATGGCAAACAGAGATCAGTAATACGCAATCCAAGTTATTACTTCCGTGAAGCGATAACTTGGTCAGATATTACTAGTGGTACTTTAGTATGAGATATAGAGAATTAGGAAGTATTTCGGACCATAAGGGAATGTCGGCATTTACGGTAGATCACAAGATGTTAATTTATATTTTATCATTAATCAACACACTATTGGAAATTATATTTTAATTGCTAAATCCTACAATTTCACTAGAGTTGGCGATTTAATAGCATTTCCGGTTATCATAAATAATGATGTCGAAATTCGTAGTCAAACATTATCTAGATTGTCGATTACCACATCAAAAATGGATTGGGATTCATTTGAAACATCTTGGGATTTCACTCGTCATCCACTCTCAGCGCACATCGCTGATGATAACCTATCAATATGGTATTATTTATTGGTATTGACCAATTCACGTGCCAAAAATGTGCCAATATTTCAATCTAGGGGGCTCAAATAATGGTTAGTTATCAAAAACGAGGCAATGTTTGGCAATATGAAATTTCATATAAAGACAACGATGGCAAGTACAAAAAGCTTAGGAAGTCCGGTTTCACGCTAAAATCAGACGCAATTCTAGCTGCTAGCCAGATTCAATCTGAACACCCAAATCTCAAAACTGCCAAATCTGGTAGTGAAACTCTAGTTAATTACTATGAAAGGTGGATTAAGACGTATAAGTTTAATGCCGTATCACCCATCACTTACAATAAATATCAGAACACTGCTAAACATGCACATCATCTTTTCGGTAATTTGAAACTAAAAGATCTAACTAAACTTATTTATCAAGAAAGTTTAAATACATTCGCTGAAACTCATGCTCGCAGAACAGTGTCTTGCTTGCACAAACAGTTACGTGCTTGTATTCTTGAAGCCTTAGACGAACGAATCATAACAGTTGACCCTACTAGAAAAGCAGTGGTTACTGGTCACACGCTTCCTAAAACTGCCAGAACACTGAATTACAATGATTGGTCCACTTTGCTTAGCCATCTTAATACCGATAATATTGCAGAATTAACAATCTATCTCGCCGCCGTAACTGGCATGCGCTACGCAGAAATCGTTGGGTTAACACCAGCTGATATCAATCTAATAATGGGTACCATTAATATTGACAAAACATGGGATTATAAATATAAAACTGGTTTTATGAAAACAAAAACTAGTGCGTCTATTCGAAAAATAGCTATTGATCAAAATACAATTGTAAAGCTACATCATTTCATGTTAGTACATGATTTATCACCAGAACGACCTTTATTCATGAATAGTAAAGGTCATATTCTAGTAAGTGCTGAAATTAACACCATCTTAACTAATAAATTAGCGCTTCTTAACATACCTAGAATTACGTTCCACGGTCTACGACACACTCACGCATCAATTCTGCTCTATAAGGGTGTAAGTGTTCTTTCAGTTTCTAGAAGACTTGGACACAGTAACATCACAACTACTCAATCAACCTATTTGCATATCATTAAAGAATTGGAATCTCAAGATAACAATAAGATTATATCCATTTTAAGTGACGCATTTAAATAATTGGCACTTCTTTGGCACAAAAAGGGATCCTCTCACTTGAGAAGATCCCTTTTAAGCTAAATCTTAGATAATACTTTTTCACCGTCCTGAAGCTTGCTGTAGTTGACTGACACTCCGTCATCTAAATCAAGGCTAATTTGTTCATTAGCAAGATGCTGAATGATTGGATCATAGCTTTTCAATTCATTAATTTGTTGATTGACATGCTTAATGTCACGTTCTAATTGTTTTTTACGTTTAGCCATTGATTCATCGGCACTTAATTGTTGTAATTGAGACAATCTGGTTTCATATTTACCTTGCAATGGATGTAAATAGTCCGTTCTAATCATCGCCAGCTCAGTATTGTCATACCGATGTAAATACATCAGTGCTTTGAAGCCATTTTGACGACCACTAGAAAATTCCCAATAAATTGGCTTTTTTTGATAAACTTTTTTATGATCTTTGAAGAAATCTTCGACAAAATAACGTCTAATAGCTGCTTCAGAATTTTCAGCCTTTTTACCAACAATTCTGGCAATATAGTCCAAATTAGCTTGTAAAGTATCCATGCCAAACACAACTTCTAAGAATTGTTCTAGCCGATTAATAATGTCTCGATCATCATTGAAATAACGTTCATCATTCAACATCACTAAATTATCTTGATTTGGCACAAATTTTTGATAATTATCACTATTCCACTTACCACCAGCAAGGACTAACCCTTCAACATCTAACGAATAACGTCCAAACACGACACCTACAAAATATGACAGAAACGACTTAATATCCCGTACCTCATCTGCTAGTCGAACTGATACATCTTTATCCGCTACATCAGGTGTTAACTCGTCATTAAGTCCATATAAATCAATGAAAATTCGGTTTAGTTCTTCCTCATTAGCTTTAAGTTGATCAAATCGCTGTTGCGCCTCAACTTTCCATAACCCAAATGCATTTTCTAACTTTCCGCCAATTTCTTTTTGCTTATCATCAGCGATGTGTGCTGAGAGTGGATGACGAGTAAAATCCCAAGATGTTTCAAACGAATCCCAATCCATTTTTGATGTGGAAATCGACAACCTAGATAATATTTGACTACGAATTTCGACATCATTATTTATGATAACTGGAATATTATTAAAATCGCCGACCTGAGAATTAATGGTTGGATTTAGAGTTAGTATTATTTGGTTAGCAACTTTTGTATTTAAAGCTCCTAAAATATAAATTAGCATATTATGATTTGTCGCAAATGCTTCATTACCAGCCGTTTCATGAATTGATCCTATCTCTCTATATCGAACATTGAATTTTCCAGAGGTGATTTTAGGCCAAGTTATCGCTTCACGGAAGTAATAATTTGTGTTCTGTGGTCGTGATTTTAATTGTCCGCGATAATTTTTGAAATTTCTAATTTCATAACCATCGTTTTCCCAATTCACCACATAATCATAATTACCATACCATTTTCGATAGGCGCCTCCTTTATTGCATGGAAACCATTTTTTGTTTGACTGAATCGATTCATCGATGGATTTAGAGTGGAAACTGATACGCTGATTATCAACTTCATACCACATACGTAAAAAACGTTTATTATCACCAGTTTGCAAGCCAACCTTGGGATTCACTAGATTATCCATTGGCGTACCTATTTCAAAATCATGAATTAAATTATCACTTGCCCAGTAAGCAATCGGGCTCCCGGGAATCTTACTAAAGTTCGCTTGATTAGTTCGATAAAGATAGCTGCTGTCAGGATTTTGAATTGCTTCTAAAACCTTATCCCGCTGGACATCCATTCCGCCTTTAAAGCTAGAAAGTTTAATATAAGTACCTTCCTCATTATTCGGCACATTTTTTAGAATAAAGGTGTTAATTGGAACAGTCGCTTCTTCAAAAGCGGAATACTCCATCTGAATCAAACTCGAAATTTCCTTTTGTTCAACAATATATTTTCTGAGCTTTTCGTAAGTCTTGATAAACATCCAGACAAAAGGCGTCATATAA
This genomic window from Lactobacillus sp. CBA3606 contains:
- a CDS encoding tyrosine-type recombinase/integrase, whose translation is MVSYQKRGNVWQYEISYKDNDGKYKKLRKSGFTLKSDAILAASQIQSEHPNLKTAKSGSETLVNYYERWIKTYKFNAVSPITYNKYQNTAKHAHHLFGNLKLKDLTKLIYQESLNTFAETHARRTVSCLHKQLRACILEALDERIITVDPTRKAVVTGHTLPKTARTLNYNDWSTLLSHLNTDNIAELTIYLAAVTGMRYAEIVGLTPADINLIMGTINIDKTWDYKYKTGFMKTKTSASIRKIAIDQNTIVKLHHFMLVHDLSPERPLFMNSKGHILVSAEINTILTNKLALLNIPRITFHGLRHTHASILLYKGVSVLSVSRRLGHSNITTTQSTYLHIIKELESQDNNKIISILSDAFK
- the pglX gene encoding BREX-1 system adenine-specific DNA-methyltransferase PglX; translated protein: MMDKTAIKNFAINARRKLIADTKLKAAMLGITEEEIASKLATSTSEIEYYVDDRNPITGSDIGKRQRLVTELLQRATNSDLKTAFNDLVEEIAYTWFNRLIAIRFMEVNDYLPSRTRVLSSSQGRHEPDIMIDPIVLEPYLGHFTDEELGLIKVAQETELTTDMDRLYRMLFIKQANALYKNLPHLFEKTNDYAELLFTPNYHDGVIQQLITTIPVADFDVAQGGQVEIIGWLYQYYNTEPHNYAVNITGGAVTKNEIPAATQLFTTDWVVRYMVDNSLGRYWLERHPESKLATKLNFLLPSKITSISDNETLENIQFIDNAMGSGHVLIYAFEVFMRIYLEEGYSARDAAKSILKHNLFGLEIDKRAYQLAYFAVMMKARQYNRRALSDEDFDPNIFVFEDSNTVTAEFFDALDETHRVAIHEIVELFSNARELGSIIQLQQQYNWNDLNQAVHSVPTEDLDVFGIQQSKELVLRIIKIAQVMSEKYAVAVTNPPYLNKFDPELKKYIKQNFKDYSGDLFSVFIYNNINMVQHGGYSAYMTPFVWMFIKTYEKLRKYIVEQKEISSLIQMEYSAFEEATVPINTFILKNVPNNEEGTYIKLSSFKGGMDVQRDKVLEAIQNPDSSYLYRTNQANFSKIPGSPIAYWASDNLIHDFEIGTPMDNLVNPKVGLQTGDNKRFLRMWYEVDNQRISFHSKSIDESIQSNKKWFPCNKGGAYRKWYGNYDYVVNWENDGYEIRNFKNYRGQLKSRPQNTNYYFREAITWPKITSGKFNVRYREIGSIHETAGNEAFATNHNMLIYILGALNTKVANQIILTLNPTINSQVGDFNNIPVIINNDVEIRSQILSRLSISTSKMDWDSFETSWDFTRHPLSAHIADDKQKEIGGKLENAFGLWKVEAQQRFDQLKANEEELNRIFIDLYGLNDELTPDVADKDVSVRLADEVRDIKSFLSYFVGVVFGRYSLDVEGLVLAGGKWNSDNYQKFVPNQDNLVMLNDERYFNDDRDIINRLEQFLEVVFGMDTLQANLDYIARIVGKKAENSEAAIRRYFVEDFFKDHKKVYQKKPIYWEFSSGRQNGFKALMYLHRYDNTELAMIRTDYLHPLQGKYETRLSQLQQLSADESMAKRKKQLERDIKHVNQQINELKSYDPIIQHLANEQISLDLDDGVSVNYSKLQDGEKVLSKI
- the pglX gene encoding BREX-1 system adenine-specific DNA-methyltransferase PglX, whose amino-acid sequence is MNPYVYHTLSTLKSHIIKKLLLFTPNYHDGVIQQLITTIPVADFDVAQGGQVEIIGWLYQYYNTEPKDLAFKKKKYAKTDIPAVTQLFTPDWIVKYMVQNSLGRYWIDVLKSKGDTRNEHAIANAYGWQYYMPAADQSAASTIKINSEQNDLSNVEIEDITLIDAATGSGHILVYAFDVFMQFYENEGFSKREAAQLIIKKNIFGFDIDTRAFQLTYFSLVMKAREFDRRFLNSDVQPKVFDIPETADLSSADFHELIKNSIEKKELDELLAPFQYGNNYGSLIHFKSQPNWKILDRIATEQVGDTQLSFDSINLEYNQAKLSRVIKIAKLLNQEFTVGVMNPPYMGSSKMNLILKKYVESNFPDSKSDLFAAFMERLRMFVSPQGYYSMITQHAWMFLSSYEKLRKSLRHDTFINMAHLGTRAFEEIGGEVVQSTTFVLKKQENINYVGTYERLVDFDSQSKKETAYLEAVKDNGVNYLYRTNQANFSKIPGNPIAYWASDNLIHDFEIGTPMDDLVDARQGLATADNKRFLRMWYEVANQRISFHSKSIDESIQSNKKWFPCNKGGAYRKWYGNYDYVVNWENDGYEIRNFNWPNGKQRSVIRNPSYYFREAITWSDITSGTLV